A genomic window from Punica granatum isolate Tunisia-2019 chromosome 2, ASM765513v2, whole genome shotgun sequence includes:
- the LOC116197883 gene encoding uncharacterized protein LOC116197883 codes for MEIERSTADQVAKKAWSLLKAVFFMLRKGLLKGKFVVDLHVLLKRGKLAGKAFGNLMVHHYSAVSCRSDDAHLSFVSPREYEFSCSNSPADYTYFHYSRNRHGLGLGYNHRRSSARLPKPNVATLAAVQRVLEMLNNEAAAAVEGSPAVALPGFGKSPMGRQLRITDSPFPLKDDGDSHQVNVAAEEFIKNFYKDLRLQKVNMANLDSPYHYGTWS; via the coding sequence atggagatAGAGCGGAGCACAGCTGATCAGGTCGCCAAGAAGGCGTGGAGCCTACTGAAGGCCGTCTTCTTCATGCTGAGGAAAGGTCTCTTGAAGGGCAAGTTCGTCGTCGACCTACACGTCCTCCTCAAGCGGGGCAAGCTCGCTGGCAAGGCCTTCGGCAACCTCATGGTCCACCACTACTCCGCTGTCAGCTGCCGCTCCGACGACGCCCACCTCTCCTTCGTCTCCCCCCGCGAGTACGAGTTCTCCTGCAGCAACAGCCCCGCTGACTACACCTACTTCCACTACAGCCGCAACAGGCATGGCCTTGGCCTCGGGTACAACCACCGCCGCAGCAGCGCCCGCCTCCCCAAGCCTAATGTGGCGACCCTCGCCGCGGTGCAGAGGGTGCTGGAGATGCTCAACAACGAGGCCGCTGCCGCCGTGGAGGGGTCGCCAGCCGTGGCGCTGCCAGGGTTCGGGAAGAGCCCGATGGGGAGGCAGCTGAGGATAACCGACTCGCCGTTTCCGTTGAAAGACGACGGGGACAGCCACCAGGTCAACGTGGCAGCGGAGGAGTTCATCAAGAACTTCTACAAGGACCTGAGGTTGCAGAAGGTTAACATGGCCAACCTCGACTCGCCTTACCACTACGGCACATGGAGTTGA